A single Nostoc sp. PCC 7107 DNA region contains:
- a CDS encoding TetR/AcrR family transcriptional regulator, whose amino-acid sequence MTKNIRSSTLTRTRLIAAASQVFASLGVQGATTRQIARVAGVNEVTLFRHFASKEQLLKAVIENALALQIEALAHPEIWTQNLRVDLRRYAKLYNSMLEAQEDLIRTFIGEAKRHPEAAKQVIQEAVQPLSEKLIAYLQSCQKNGTVRPEFDPVPAVDMFTGMLLAGMLCHNAKLKNKNYSCDEYIDTCVDIFVRGISLAPVQVLSTGSTHN is encoded by the coding sequence ATGACTAAAAACATCCGTTCATCCACTCTCACCCGTACACGTTTAATCGCAGCCGCTTCACAGGTATTTGCTAGTTTAGGGGTACAAGGCGCAACTACCCGCCAAATAGCTCGCGTTGCAGGCGTGAATGAGGTAACATTATTTCGTCACTTTGCCAGCAAAGAACAACTCCTCAAAGCAGTTATCGAAAATGCGCTCGCACTCCAAATAGAAGCTTTGGCTCACCCTGAAATTTGGACACAAAATTTGCGTGTTGACTTGAGACGCTATGCTAAACTTTATAACAGTATGCTTGAAGCTCAAGAAGACTTAATTCGTACCTTCATTGGGGAAGCTAAACGTCATCCAGAAGCAGCTAAACAAGTCATTCAAGAAGCTGTTCAACCATTAAGCGAAAAACTCATTGCCTATCTTCAATCTTGTCAGAAAAATGGTACAGTCAGACCTGAGTTTGATCCAGTGCCAGCAGTTGATATGTTTACCGGAATGCTACTTGCAGGTATGCTTTGCCACAATGCTAAACTCAAGAACAAGAATTATAGCTGTGATGAATATATCGATACCTGTGTAGATATTTTTGTCCGAGGTATTAGTTTAGCTCCTGTACAAGTTTTAAGTACAGGTAGTACTCATAATTAA
- a CDS encoding phenylacetate--CoA ligase family protein: MNANSQQQRSIKAFEDFISTPIETLLQRHCNTASSPTVLTLFHDVAANVPAYKAFLAEREINPDIIQTLEDFQQLPAIAKENYIQRYPLPDLCRNGQLAECDMIAASSGSTGKPTFWPRFFTDELQIATRFEQIFHDSFFTDTRRTLAVICFTLGTWVGGMFTTNCCRYLASKGYPLTVITPGNNKEEILRVVQELGVNFEQVVLLGYPPFLKDVIDIGISRGVEWSQYHIKLVMAGEVFSEEWRSLVGERIGSQNPCYDFASLYGTADAGVLGNETPLSICIRRFLAKNPDAARTLFGESRLPTLVQYDPTSRFFEAQNNSLLFSGDNGIPLVRYDILDTGGIITYDAMLEFLAEWKFNPLEALGSDTNNSALSTQHSPRGIHPLPFVYVFGRSNFTVSYFGANIYPENVSVGLEQPAVQAWVTGKFVLQVKEDADKNRFLSVVVELAPGVEGSEDKRQAITESILAQMLRLNGEFANYVPPEYQTPQVALAATGDREYFPIGVKHRYTRK; this comes from the coding sequence ATGAACGCTAATTCCCAACAACAGCGAAGCATCAAGGCCTTTGAGGACTTTATCTCTACACCTATAGAAACCCTACTACAGAGACACTGCAACACCGCTAGTTCACCAACAGTCTTAACGTTATTTCATGATGTCGCCGCAAATGTCCCAGCGTACAAGGCATTTTTAGCAGAAAGAGAAATTAATCCTGATATAATTCAAACTTTAGAAGATTTTCAGCAATTACCTGCGATCGCTAAAGAAAATTATATCCAACGTTATCCTCTGCCTGATTTGTGTCGCAATGGTCAATTAGCAGAGTGCGATATGATAGCCGCTTCTTCTGGTTCCACAGGTAAACCCACATTTTGGCCTCGCTTCTTCACCGATGAACTGCAAATTGCTACACGCTTTGAGCAAATTTTTCATGATAGTTTTTTTACAGACACTAGACGCACCCTTGCAGTAATTTGTTTCACCCTGGGAACTTGGGTGGGGGGAATGTTCACCACTAATTGCTGTCGCTATTTGGCGAGTAAAGGTTATCCCCTCACCGTTATTACACCCGGTAACAACAAAGAAGAAATCTTGCGCGTCGTTCAAGAACTGGGGGTAAATTTTGAGCAAGTTGTCCTTTTGGGATATCCACCATTCCTCAAAGATGTCATTGATATAGGTATTAGTCGTGGCGTGGAATGGTCACAATATCACATTAAGCTAGTTATGGCGGGAGAAGTATTCAGCGAAGAATGGCGCAGTTTAGTTGGTGAAAGAATTGGTTCGCAAAACCCTTGTTACGATTTCGCTTCACTTTACGGAACTGCGGATGCTGGCGTGTTAGGTAATGAAACACCTTTGAGTATCTGCATTCGTCGTTTCTTAGCTAAAAATCCCGATGCTGCTAGAACTTTATTTGGTGAATCTCGTCTACCCACATTAGTTCAATATGACCCCACCAGTCGCTTTTTCGAGGCGCAGAACAACTCATTACTATTTTCTGGCGACAATGGTATTCCCCTAGTGCGTTACGACATCCTCGACACAGGCGGAATTATTACCTACGATGCGATGCTTGAGTTTTTAGCAGAATGGAAATTCAACCCATTAGAAGCACTTGGTTCTGACACTAATAACTCAGCACTCAGCACTCAGCACTCCCCCAGAGGAATTCACCCCTTACCTTTCGTCTACGTTTTTGGACGCTCTAATTTTACTGTGTCTTACTTTGGCGCGAATATCTATCCCGAAAATGTCAGTGTTGGTTTAGAACAACCTGCTGTACAAGCATGGGTGACTGGTAAATTCGTCTTGCAAGTTAAAGAAGATGCAGACAAGAACCGATTTTTATCTGTAGTTGTCGAACTAGCACCAGGCGTTGAAGGTAGTGAAGATAAACGCCAAGCCATCACTGAGTCAATTCTGGCGCAGATGTTACGCCTCAACGGTGAGTTTGCTAATTATGTTCCCCCAGAATATCAAACACCACAGGTTGCTTTAGCTGCAACAGGCGATCGCGAATATTTCCCCATCGGCGTTAAGCACCGCTATACACGCAAGTAA
- a CDS encoding serine/threonine-protein kinase, with protein sequence MQVYCSKQHTNLDSNRFCTTCGETLPLAVGQVVNQRYQIIRQLGQGGFGRTYLAEDKQKAHQVCVLKEFAPQVQAQQDLQKAKELFEREANVLKKLQHSQIPQFHASLQVQIGSKDFFFLVQDYIEGDNYCQLLEQRQTFSEEEIILLLQQILPVLSYIHSKDVVHRDISPDNLIWRRSDNLPVLIDFGGVKQLPASQGFWFTKLAVNHTLLGKKGYAPEEQIRQGKVFLSSDLYSLAVTILVLLTGKEPQKLYDSYQGLWYWGKEIRVSPKLESILKKMLAYKPSDRYQTAEQVLKDLPSPAVTKPSNPYITKLKTQIVSPGQKRANAIVSRIHQRTQAVSRVLPVPMWLRPFAVSMLGTAIVGLTVAGTLAAVNAVVRGITSITIPSISLPTMPSLPNPLAQPVSNKGNGDVLARRQELEISEVFFIRMVDALFYSQKPEMQGRTITSKSEDKALRDEWLRIGDGLLDKLEQAELSAAARKKMGSYSQKDYERWRLQARTGKLGDYTMSQLNKETNQKFAELFPGKQGEKQNQQTYGQIWYAIAADKVSKIQSNN encoded by the coding sequence ATGCAGGTTTATTGCAGTAAACAACACACAAATCTTGACAGTAATCGGTTTTGCACAACGTGCGGTGAAACATTGCCTCTGGCTGTTGGGCAAGTTGTGAATCAACGCTATCAAATTATACGTCAGCTAGGACAAGGCGGTTTTGGACGGACTTATTTAGCGGAAGATAAGCAAAAAGCTCATCAAGTGTGCGTGCTGAAGGAATTTGCGCCCCAAGTCCAAGCACAACAGGATTTACAAAAAGCTAAGGAATTATTTGAGAGAGAAGCAAATGTACTGAAAAAACTCCAACATTCGCAAATTCCCCAGTTTCATGCTTCTTTACAGGTGCAGATAGGTAGTAAAGATTTTTTCTTTCTGGTGCAAGATTATATCGAGGGTGATAATTATTGCCAGTTATTAGAACAACGTCAAACTTTTAGTGAAGAAGAAATCATTCTGCTGCTGCAACAGATTTTACCTGTGTTGTCTTACATCCACTCCAAAGATGTTGTACATCGTGATATCTCACCGGATAATTTAATTTGGCGGCGTTCTGACAATTTACCTGTGTTGATTGATTTTGGTGGTGTGAAGCAATTACCAGCATCCCAAGGGTTTTGGTTCACGAAGTTAGCTGTGAATCACACGCTATTAGGTAAAAAAGGCTACGCACCGGAAGAACAGATTCGTCAAGGGAAAGTATTTCTCAGCAGTGATTTATATTCTTTGGCGGTGACGATACTCGTATTATTGACAGGGAAGGAACCGCAAAAATTATACGACAGCTATCAAGGGCTATGGTATTGGGGTAAGGAAATTCGGGTTAGCCCCAAATTAGAATCTATATTGAAAAAAATGCTGGCTTATAAACCAAGCGATCGCTATCAAACAGCCGAGCAAGTTCTCAAAGATTTACCATCGCCAGCTGTGACTAAACCAAGTAACCCTTATATTACCAAACTGAAGACTCAGATAGTCTCGCCGGGACAAAAACGCGCTAACGCAATTGTCAGTAGAATTCATCAAAGAACTCAAGCTGTGAGCCGCGTGTTACCTGTACCTATGTGGTTACGTCCTTTTGCTGTGAGTATGCTGGGGACAGCCATAGTTGGTTTAACAGTTGCTGGAACTTTGGCAGCGGTAAATGCTGTAGTCAGAGGTATAACATCTATTACCATACCTTCTATATCATTGCCCACAATGCCATCATTACCTAATCCTCTGGCTCAACCAGTCAGCAACAAAGGAAATGGGGATGTGCTGGCGCGTCGTCAAGAGTTGGAAATCTCCGAAGTCTTCTTCATCCGTATGGTAGACGCTTTGTTTTACAGTCAAAAGCCGGAAATGCAAGGGCGCACCATCACATCAAAATCGGAAGATAAGGCTTTGCGCGATGAGTGGTTGAGAATTGGTGATGGCTTGTTGGATAAACTAGAACAGGCTGAACTTAGCGCCGCCGCACGTAAAAAAATGGGAAGCTACAGTCAAAAAGATTACGAAAGATGGAGACTGCAAGCGAGAACGGGAAAGTTAGGTGACTATACAATGAGTCAGTTGAACAAAGAGACAAATCAAAAATTTGCTGAGTTATTTCCCGGAAAGCAGGGAGAGAAACAGAACCAACAAACTTACGGTCAAATTTGGTATGCGATCGCGGCTGATAAAGTGAGTAAAATACAATCGAACAATTAA
- a CDS encoding serine/threonine-protein kinase has product MTKFYCSKGHENPTGSRFCLQCGENLQNLPVSNGIQAGLTLSDRYVIVRQIGQGGFGRTYLAEDINRFREPCVLKEFSPQVQTAYVLQKAEELFQREASVLYKLQHPQIPRFRELFRTNLQGKEYLFLVQDYVEGQTYNSLLNTRKQQGLRFTEAEVRQLLQQILPVLEYVHSQDVIHRDISPDNLILRTADQLPILIDFGGVKQVVATVASQYYQPGAAATPAPTLLGKIGFAPSEQMQTGAVSPHSDLYALAVTILVLLTGKQPQELLDNYTLAWKWQQDASVSPMLAQVLNKMLAPRPSDRYQSASQVLHALNPTPIQYPVTQAPVIPQPETSATFAVAPSPAINPTQPRPFSPSPAPIPQAKSRWTTTKTFAATLAVFGVIGVLWLGTNRNRNISGGNDIDPTPTPSVTQPVDVSENYSPEEKQRKEKLSDRRQELGIEQSFYVDLVNQIFWRRNPSLQGRTITNKPEDESLRAAWDKTADELLSKVSVLSNQSRRQLGKYTAADRDRWKAAVNKINVGSRALYDLGDVAFYRIFPEQRGRDFMKEPIGQVWHGFVNDQLSAIVNGNAFAKIVFDIGATSETVSGTLKPGNGKVFIAGLAKGQTLDLNLTASNKVLLSVYSPSGKIRLLEDSTKRTLTAELPEKGYYEFAIASTATTSVDYQLTIAAENPIPVETPTPTPTDKPIETPTPIDTPTETPTPAGTEQ; this is encoded by the coding sequence ATGACTAAATTCTATTGCTCTAAAGGTCATGAAAATCCCACAGGTAGTCGGTTTTGTCTCCAGTGTGGCGAGAATTTGCAAAATTTACCTGTTAGTAATGGTATTCAAGCTGGTTTAACTTTAAGCGATCGCTATGTCATTGTCCGTCAAATCGGGCAAGGTGGATTTGGACGCACTTATTTAGCTGAAGATATCAACCGCTTCCGCGAACCTTGTGTTTTAAAAGAATTTTCTCCCCAAGTGCAAACAGCTTACGTTTTACAAAAAGCGGAAGAACTATTTCAGCGTGAAGCTAGTGTTCTCTACAAATTGCAACATCCCCAAATTCCTCGTTTTCGGGAACTGTTTCGCACAAATTTGCAAGGGAAGGAATACCTGTTTTTAGTGCAAGATTATGTAGAGGGACAGACATATAATTCTTTATTAAATACCCGCAAACAGCAAGGTCTACGGTTTACAGAAGCAGAAGTACGGCAACTATTACAGCAGATATTGCCAGTTTTAGAATATGTCCACTCCCAAGATGTAATTCATCGAGATATTTCACCAGATAATTTAATTTTACGCACTGCTGACCAACTGCCGATATTAATTGACTTTGGTGGTGTGAAACAAGTAGTCGCCACAGTTGCTTCTCAATACTACCAACCAGGTGCAGCAGCAACGCCCGCACCGACTTTATTGGGTAAAATCGGTTTTGCACCATCAGAACAAATGCAAACTGGCGCAGTATCTCCTCATAGTGACTTGTATGCTTTGGCAGTCACGATATTAGTATTATTAACAGGTAAACAACCGCAAGAATTATTAGATAACTACACTCTGGCTTGGAAATGGCAGCAAGACGCTAGTGTGAGTCCGATGTTAGCACAGGTGTTAAATAAAATGTTAGCGCCTCGTCCGAGCGATCGCTATCAATCGGCTAGTCAAGTTTTACACGCACTTAACCCAACACCAATTCAATATCCTGTAACTCAAGCGCCCGTCATACCTCAGCCGGAAACCTCAGCTACTTTTGCAGTCGCACCCTCTCCGGCAATTAACCCAACACAACCCCGGCCTTTCTCCCCATCCCCCGCACCTATTCCCCAAGCCAAAAGTCGGTGGACAACAACTAAAACCTTTGCAGCAACATTAGCGGTATTTGGTGTGATTGGGGTATTGTGGTTAGGAACAAATCGGAATAGGAATATTAGTGGTGGGAATGATATTGACCCCACACCAACACCAAGCGTTACCCAACCCGTTGATGTTTCCGAGAATTATTCCCCAGAAGAAAAGCAACGCAAAGAAAAATTAAGCGATCGCCGTCAAGAGTTGGGAATTGAGCAAAGCTTTTATGTAGACTTAGTGAATCAAATCTTTTGGCGGAGAAATCCTAGCTTACAAGGGCGCACCATCACCAATAAACCAGAAGATGAAAGTTTACGGGCGGCTTGGGATAAAACGGCGGATGAATTGTTAAGTAAAGTTTCAGTTCTCAGTAATCAATCACGACGGCAACTTGGAAAGTATACCGCAGCCGATCGCGATCGCTGGAAAGCTGCTGTAAATAAAATTAACGTTGGTAGTCGCGCTTTATATGATTTAGGTGATGTCGCCTTTTACCGCATATTTCCCGAACAGCGTGGACGAGATTTTATGAAGGAACCCATCGGGCAAGTTTGGCATGGGTTTGTTAATGATCAACTTAGTGCTATCGTCAATGGGAATGCTTTTGCCAAGATTGTTTTTGATATAGGCGCGACAAGTGAAACAGTCAGTGGAACACTCAAACCAGGGAATGGTAAAGTTTTCATCGCTGGACTGGCTAAAGGGCAAACCTTAGACTTAAATCTGACAGCGAGTAACAAAGTTTTGCTATCAGTTTATTCCCCTTCCGGCAAAATCAGACTTTTAGAAGACTCGACAAAACGCACTTTAACCGCAGAATTACCAGAAAAGGGATACTATGAGTTTGCGATCGCTTCTACAGCCACAACGTCAGTAGATTATCAACTTACTATCGCCGCAGAAAATCCCATTCCTGTGGAAACACCCACACCCACACCCACAGACAAACCAATAGAAACGCCCACGCCGATAGACACACCAACAGAAACACCTACACCTGCGGGAACAGAACAGTAA
- a CDS encoding AarF/ABC1/UbiB kinase family protein → MEQSYSDKAYRWNRENYSSKRRFVDIWSFVLTFMFKLWRYNKSWSYPGGVTEAKQAARRKAQAIWVRNTLLDLGPTFIKVGQLFSTRADIFPSEYVEELSKLQDKVPAFSYEQVETIIGQELGKKIPELFQSFEPIPLAAASLGQVHKAVLHSGEAVVIKVQRPGLKKLFEIDLQILKGIARYFQNHPKWGKGRDWMGIYEECCRILWEEIDYLSEGRNADTFRRNFRGYDWVKVPRIYWRYTSPRVLTLEYLPGIKISQYEALEAAGLDRKLIARQGAQAYLHQLLNNGFFHADPHPGNIAVSADGGGLIFYDFGMMGRIKSNVREGLMETLFGIAQKDGDRVVESLVNLGAIAPVDDMGPVRRSVQYMLDNFMDKPFEAQSVAAISDDLYEIAYNQPFRFPATFTFVMRAFSTLEGVGKGLDPEFNFMEVAQPYAMQLMTNMNGADSNSFLNELSRQAVQVSTTAFGLPRRLEDTLEKLERGDMRVRVRSIESERLLRRQGNIQLGISYALIISGFTLSATILLVNHYVWLALLAGLIAAAVSVILIRLLLRLDRYERMY, encoded by the coding sequence ATGGAACAAAGTTATTCAGACAAAGCATACCGTTGGAATCGTGAAAATTACTCTAGCAAACGTCGCTTTGTGGACATTTGGTCTTTTGTATTGACCTTTATGTTCAAATTGTGGCGCTACAACAAATCTTGGAGTTATCCAGGTGGTGTAACAGAAGCAAAACAAGCAGCAAGGCGTAAAGCTCAAGCAATTTGGGTTCGTAACACCCTACTAGATTTAGGCCCGACTTTTATTAAAGTTGGGCAATTGTTTTCGACGCGTGCTGATATATTTCCTAGTGAATATGTTGAAGAGTTATCGAAGCTGCAAGATAAAGTTCCAGCATTTAGCTATGAGCAAGTAGAAACGATTATCGGGCAAGAACTGGGAAAAAAAATTCCTGAACTTTTCCAAAGTTTTGAACCTATTCCTCTAGCGGCTGCAAGTTTAGGACAAGTACATAAAGCTGTGCTGCACAGTGGGGAAGCTGTTGTTATTAAGGTACAGCGTCCTGGGCTAAAGAAGTTATTTGAAATAGATTTACAAATTCTTAAAGGAATTGCTCGTTACTTCCAAAACCATCCTAAGTGGGGGAAGGGACGAGATTGGATGGGAATTTATGAAGAATGTTGTCGCATTCTTTGGGAAGAAATTGATTATCTGAGCGAAGGTCGTAATGCTGATACATTTCGCCGCAACTTCCGGGGTTACGACTGGGTGAAAGTTCCGAGAATTTATTGGCGTTACACTTCCCCACGGGTTCTAACTTTAGAATATCTGCCGGGAATTAAAATTAGTCAATATGAAGCTTTAGAAGCTGCGGGTTTAGACCGTAAGTTAATTGCGCGTCAAGGCGCTCAAGCTTATTTACATCAACTGCTGAATAATGGCTTTTTCCATGCTGACCCCCATCCAGGTAACATAGCTGTCAGTGCAGATGGTGGTGGTTTGATATTCTATGACTTTGGCATGATGGGGCGAATTAAGTCCAATGTCCGAGAAGGACTGATGGAAACTTTGTTTGGTATTGCCCAAAAAGATGGCGATCGCGTGGTAGAATCACTGGTTAATTTAGGCGCGATCGCACCAGTGGATGATATGGGGCCAGTACGGCGTTCTGTCCAGTATATGCTGGATAATTTTATGGATAAGCCGTTTGAAGCACAATCAGTGGCAGCAATTAGTGATGATCTATACGAAATAGCTTATAATCAGCCATTTAGATTTCCCGCAACTTTCACTTTTGTGATGCGAGCTTTTTCCACTCTAGAGGGGGTAGGTAAAGGCTTAGATCCAGAGTTTAATTTTATGGAAGTTGCTCAACCTTATGCAATGCAGCTTATGACAAACATGAATGGCGCTGACAGTAATAGCTTCCTCAATGAATTAAGTCGTCAAGCAGTACAGGTGAGTACGACGGCATTCGGGCTACCACGTAGGCTAGAAGATACCCTAGAAAAATTAGAGCGTGGCGACATGCGCGTGCGCGTGCGTTCCATAGAATCAGAACGCCTGTTGCGGCGACAGGGAAATATTCAACTAGGAATCAGTTATGCTTTGATAATCAGTGGATTTACTCTGTCAGCTACCATTTTATTGGTGAATCATTATGTATGGTTGGCTCTGCTCGCTGGTTTGATTGCAGCAGCAGTCTCAGTAATCCTGATCCGCTTGCTTCTTCGCCTCGACCGTTATGAACGTATGTATTAA
- a CDS encoding DUF6825 family protein, whose amino-acid sequence MSNPLLQAFFVGRAVAEVINERFEVALTDALSELGKFDAEAREQLRQFTEEVTQRANRAAEAANAGQATTSSQDPVDLQANIDELRAEIALLRNELQRYRSSSV is encoded by the coding sequence ATGAGTAACCCCCTTTTACAAGCCTTTTTTGTAGGCAGAGCAGTCGCTGAAGTCATTAATGAACGTTTCGAGGTTGCCTTAACCGATGCGTTGAGTGAATTAGGTAAATTTGATGCAGAAGCCAGAGAACAACTGCGTCAGTTTACAGAAGAAGTAACACAACGAGCAAATCGTGCAGCGGAAGCGGCTAATGCTGGACAAGCAACTACATCTAGTCAAGATCCCGTTGATTTGCAAGCAAATATTGATGAACTCAGAGCCGAAATTGCGCTATTGCGTAATGAATTACAGCGCTATCGCAGCAGTTCTGTATAG
- a CDS encoding Stp1/IreP family PP2C-type Ser/Thr phosphatase — translation MKLKFTGFSDPGLIRSSNQDAYYVDPEGRFFIVADGMGGHAGGEEASHIATREIQAYLVANWNLPESDPELLEKALWQANEAILQDQQNHPERADMGTTVVVVLFRQVEAPWCAHIGDSRLYRLRRSQLEQITEDHTWVARAIKVGDITPEEARMHPFRHVLSRCLGREDLNQFDVQLLNLSAGDRLLLCSDGLTEELVDEKIADYLQYPSLEKASISLIEAAKEQGGHDNITVVIVELQN, via the coding sequence ATGAAATTGAAATTCACGGGTTTTAGTGATCCGGGACTTATTCGTTCTAGTAACCAAGATGCTTATTATGTCGATCCCGAAGGACGATTTTTTATTGTCGCTGATGGGATGGGTGGTCATGCTGGTGGTGAAGAAGCAAGCCATATTGCAACACGCGAAATTCAAGCCTATTTAGTGGCAAATTGGAATTTGCCTGAGTCAGACCCAGAATTACTCGAAAAGGCTTTGTGGCAAGCTAATGAAGCGATTTTGCAGGATCAGCAAAATCATCCAGAACGCGCGGATATGGGTACTACTGTTGTAGTAGTACTTTTTCGCCAAGTAGAAGCTCCTTGGTGCGCTCACATCGGTGACTCTAGATTGTATCGCTTACGTAGGTCACAGCTAGAGCAAATCACTGAAGACCATACTTGGGTAGCAAGAGCAATTAAGGTTGGTGACATCACTCCAGAAGAAGCCAGAATGCACCCCTTCCGCCATGTGTTATCGCGTTGTTTGGGTCGGGAAGACCTAAATCAATTTGATGTGCAACTGCTGAATTTGAGCGCAGGCGATCGCTTACTATTATGTAGTGATGGTCTAACCGAAGAACTGGTAGACGAAAAGATTGCTGATTATCTGCAATACCCCTCGCTAGAAAAAGCCTCTATTTCTCTAATAGAAGCTGCCAAGGAGCAAGGCGGACATGATAACATTACCGTTGTCATCGTAGAACTACAAAATTGA
- a CDS encoding NblA/ycf18 family protein gives MNQPIELSLEQQFSIRSFATQVQHMSHDQAKDFLVKLYEQMVVREATYQELLKHQWGLDSGSTLA, from the coding sequence ATGAACCAGCCAATTGAATTATCTTTGGAACAACAATTCAGCATCCGTTCATTTGCTACTCAAGTGCAGCACATGAGCCACGACCAAGCGAAAGACTTTTTAGTCAAACTTTATGAACAAATGGTTGTGCGCGAAGCTACTTACCAAGAGTTGCTCAAGCATCAGTGGGGCTTAGATTCGGGTTCCACTCTGGCATAG
- a CDS encoding serine/threonine-protein kinase yields MSDPNIGRLLGKRYQLQELIGTGAMGRVYRAKDILLGGVPVAVKFLALSILNEKMRLQERFEREAKTCALLGQKSIHIVRVMDYGVDENNTPFYVMEYLQGHSLSQIIRQHHLALPRFLSMVRQISLGLQCAHDGIPVDGTIYPIIHRDIKPSNMLVIQDSSFGELVKILDFGIAKLLQGNKDQTKFYLGTLAYSSPEQMEGKELDNRSDIYSLGVMMFEMLTGKMPLVAPTHSFGAWYKTHHSVEPRSFTEVHPGLQIPQELQNLVMSCLAKAPSDRPQTVSDILKVLESIEQNYRSPIVQPNNPAPKPVASRSLTMPVEVQPKTKADVQVLPSNDEILRSVSWPDNKPIADIVFPHKIRVNNEVVPTLWVMLPQQEIIKRFACDRYNQFLFLPAPHPMALWITVIYNRKHGVKWLPYYLDLKTTFGQEIARLLANTGYYRLLFFAREAPSRCSHILLCSIAAAQRQNLEQWAKESQISASSVDPQLSKNVLKNEYERIKPQILSKLEAMATDIPLDLSS; encoded by the coding sequence ATGTCAGACCCCAACATTGGACGCTTACTCGGCAAACGCTATCAGCTTCAGGAATTAATTGGTACTGGAGCAATGGGTCGAGTGTATCGTGCTAAAGATATTTTGTTGGGAGGTGTACCTGTTGCTGTCAAGTTCCTCGCTCTGTCGATTCTAAATGAAAAAATGCGGTTACAAGAACGCTTTGAGAGAGAAGCGAAAACCTGTGCTTTGTTAGGGCAAAAAAGCATTCATATTGTCAGAGTTATGGATTATGGCGTAGATGAAAATAATACGCCGTTTTACGTGATGGAATATCTTCAAGGACACAGCCTGAGTCAGATTATTCGTCAGCACCATTTAGCATTACCCAGATTCTTGAGTATGGTGCGACAAATCAGCTTGGGCTTACAATGCGCCCACGATGGTATCCCGGTTGATGGCACTATTTACCCAATTATTCATCGTGACATTAAACCCAGCAATATGCTGGTAATTCAAGACTCTAGCTTTGGGGAATTAGTCAAGATTCTCGATTTTGGGATTGCTAAGTTACTCCAAGGAAATAAAGACCAGACAAAATTTTATTTGGGAACTTTGGCTTATTCATCTCCCGAACAGATGGAAGGGAAGGAATTAGACAATCGCTCAGATATTTACAGTTTAGGTGTGATGATGTTTGAAATGCTGACAGGCAAGATGCCGTTAGTAGCACCCACTCATTCTTTTGGTGCATGGTATAAAACCCATCACTCTGTTGAACCACGCTCTTTTACTGAGGTTCATCCTGGGTTACAAATTCCCCAAGAGTTACAAAATTTAGTTATGAGTTGTCTGGCTAAAGCACCAAGCGATCGCCCTCAAACGGTGAGTGATATCTTGAAGGTCTTAGAATCAATCGAACAAAATTATCGCTCACCCATCGTTCAGCCAAATAACCCAGCACCCAAACCTGTAGCTAGTCGTAGCTTAACAATGCCCGTAGAGGTTCAGCCAAAAACAAAAGCTGATGTACAGGTGTTACCTTCCAATGATGAAATTCTGCGCTCTGTTTCTTGGCCAGACAATAAGCCAATTGCCGATATTGTTTTTCCCCATAAGATTCGTGTTAATAACGAAGTTGTGCCTACTCTTTGGGTAATGCTACCACAACAGGAAATTATCAAAAGGTTTGCCTGCGATCGTTATAATCAATTTCTATTTCTGCCCGCCCCTCACCCAATGGCACTATGGATTACTGTTATCTACAATCGTAAACACGGTGTGAAGTGGTTGCCTTACTATCTTGATCTCAAGACTACTTTTGGACAAGAAATAGCTAGATTACTAGCAAACACTGGTTACTATCGATTGTTATTCTTTGCGCGGGAAGCTCCAAGTCGCTGTTCTCATATCCTACTTTGCAGTATTGCTGCGGCTCAACGCCAAAACCTAGAACAGTGGGCAAAAGAAAGTCAAATCTCAGCTTCATCAGTTGATCCGCAGCTTAGTAAAAATGTACTAAAAAATGAATACGAAAGAATTAAACCCCAAATCTTATCTAAATTAGAAGCAATGGCTACAGACATTCCCCTCGATCTTTCGAGCTAG